A single window of Pseudomonas benzenivorans DNA harbors:
- a CDS encoding transcriptional regulator: MQFQIDTPEKIGMVIRASRKAMDMRQDDAAGSIGVSENFLGKVERGGESVHWGKLFQVMRELGLHVYVDVPDEIAEQARQNLERLIEKTEQQPTA, from the coding sequence ATGCAGTTTCAGATCGACACTCCGGAAAAGATCGGCATGGTGATTCGCGCAAGCCGCAAGGCCATGGACATGCGCCAGGACGATGCCGCGGGCAGCATCGGTGTGTCCGAAAACTTCCTCGGCAAAGTGGAGCGTGGCGGCGAGTCGGTTCATTGGGGAAAGCTTTTCCAAGTCATGCGAGAACTGGGACTGCACGTCTACGTTGATGTCCCGGATGAAATCGCGGAACAGGCTCGACAGAACCTGGAGAGGCTGATCGAGAAAACCGAACAACAGCCAACAGCTTAG
- a CDS encoding HipA domain-containing protein, giving the protein MDRQLNAWINHTQIGTLSEQNGLWRFAYTEEWLRRPDAYALCPSLPLQDAPHVDGASVRPVQWYFDNLLPEEGQRQLIARAARTSEADAFGLLTHFGAESAGSITLLLPGQQPTTGKLRALPDEVLSQRIRDMPRVPLAEQAAKRMSLAGAQHKMAIIFDGEQLLEPTGNMPSTHILKPDHPDMSYAHSVINEWFVMSLAKRMGLRVPEVTRKYVPQPVYLISRFDRRKMPDGWERLHCIDACQLLGLDRAYKYDQGSVKRLLDISKMCSIPAKVRLELFRWLVFNVLVGNGDAHLKNLSFLVTAKGLILSPFYDLLSTAVYTTRAFDQDGWPEQVKMAWPVGEEDRITQLNRTALISAGEDMGLKASVALASIDKMASGIQATANQLLEQVILENQTLAQDQPELQATLGGETRCLRTIINIVINEMSKQLS; this is encoded by the coding sequence ATGGACCGCCAGTTAAACGCCTGGATCAACCACACACAAATCGGCACGTTGTCCGAACAAAACGGCCTTTGGCGCTTCGCCTACACGGAAGAATGGCTTCGCCGTCCGGACGCCTACGCTCTCTGCCCCAGCCTGCCACTGCAGGATGCCCCGCACGTGGATGGTGCGTCGGTGCGGCCGGTCCAGTGGTACTTCGATAACCTGCTCCCCGAGGAGGGTCAGCGACAGCTGATCGCCCGGGCCGCGCGTACATCCGAGGCCGATGCCTTCGGCTTGCTGACCCATTTCGGGGCTGAATCGGCAGGCTCTATCACCCTCCTTCTTCCAGGCCAGCAGCCTACAACGGGCAAACTTCGCGCACTGCCTGATGAAGTACTGTCACAGCGTATTCGCGATATGCCCCGGGTCCCTCTGGCCGAGCAAGCCGCCAAACGCATGTCGCTGGCAGGCGCTCAGCACAAGATGGCCATCATCTTCGATGGGGAGCAACTGCTAGAACCCACCGGCAACATGCCGTCGACCCATATCCTCAAGCCCGACCACCCGGATATGAGCTACGCCCACTCGGTGATAAATGAGTGGTTTGTCATGAGCTTGGCAAAGCGTATGGGCCTCCGAGTACCAGAGGTCACTCGCAAGTATGTGCCGCAACCGGTCTACCTCATCTCACGTTTTGATCGCCGGAAAATGCCAGATGGCTGGGAGCGGCTGCACTGCATTGATGCCTGCCAATTGCTTGGACTCGACCGGGCCTACAAATACGACCAGGGCAGCGTGAAACGCCTTCTGGATATCAGCAAGATGTGCAGCATCCCGGCCAAAGTGCGCCTCGAGCTATTTCGCTGGCTGGTGTTCAACGTTCTGGTGGGCAACGGCGACGCCCATCTGAAAAACCTCAGCTTCCTAGTAACAGCCAAGGGGTTAATTCTTTCCCCCTTCTATGACTTGCTGAGCACCGCGGTGTATACGACTCGCGCATTTGATCAGGACGGCTGGCCAGAGCAGGTCAAAATGGCTTGGCCAGTAGGCGAAGAAGACCGGATTACACAGCTCAACCGCACGGCCCTAATTTCCGCTGGCGAAGACATGGGTTTAAAAGCCAGCGTGGCGCTGGCCTCAATCGACAAGATGGCATCGGGGATCCAGGCGACGGCAAATCAGTTGCTTGAGCAGGTCATCCTGGAGAACCAGACGCTGGCCCAGGATCAACCGGAACTCCAGGCAACTCTTGGAGGAGAAACACGCTGCCTTCGGACAATCATTAACATCGTGATTAACGAAATGAGTAAACAGCTTTCATAA
- a CDS encoding histone-like nucleoid-structuring protein, MvaT/MvaU family encodes MSKLAEFRALEQQLATQLAELEALKKDDGLKKEMEFEEKLRALMSKYDKSLRDIIAILDPQTKAAKIAKQDVGPRRPRQLKRYKNPKSGEVVETKGGNHKILKAWKEEFGANVVEGWLQ; translated from the coding sequence ATGTCAAAACTCGCTGAATTTCGGGCCCTTGAACAGCAACTGGCCACTCAACTGGCAGAACTGGAAGCACTCAAGAAAGACGATGGCCTGAAAAAGGAAATGGAGTTCGAGGAAAAACTTCGCGCCTTGATGTCGAAGTACGACAAGAGCCTGCGCGATATCATTGCCATCCTTGATCCACAAACCAAAGCTGCCAAAATCGCAAAGCAGGATGTCGGGCCGCGCCGTCCTCGCCAACTGAAGCGCTACAAGAACCCCAAGAGCGGCGAGGTTGTTGAGACCAAGGGCGGCAACCACAAGATCCTGAAAGCCTGGAAAGAAGAGTTCGGCGCTAACGTGGTTGAGGGCTGGCTGCAGTAA
- a CDS encoding pyocin activator PrtN family protein: MKTLFLLMTQYEGRAIIPLDRVCQDYFSHLSTEMFQRKALSGALPIPIVRMEPSQKSAKGVHLEDLATYLDAQRQQAIRERDQLTGDRRVGRAR, translated from the coding sequence ATGAAAACACTGTTTTTGCTAATGACGCAGTACGAAGGGCGGGCAATAATTCCGCTCGATCGAGTTTGTCAGGACTATTTTTCACACCTCAGCACCGAGATGTTCCAGCGCAAAGCCCTGAGTGGCGCACTGCCCATCCCTATTGTGCGCATGGAGCCAAGCCAAAAGTCTGCCAAGGGCGTGCATCTTGAGGATCTAGCCACTTACCTCGACGCCCAACGTCAACAGGCGATCAGGGAACGGGATCAACTCACCGGCGACCGCCGCGTCGGGAGAGCCCGTTGA
- a CDS encoding site-specific integrase: protein MATIRARKSADGSLRYTAQIRIKKNGIQVYQESQTFARKQAAQAWAKRRETELDEPGAIERANFSGTTVASMIEKYLEEYGKARPIGKTKKATLEAIAKTFLGECEDRRVSAQVLVDYALWRMSEEGGGVQPQTAGNDLAHLGAVLSIARPAWGYEIDRHAMADARKVLTKLGYKLKSRERDRRPALSELNLIFAEFERVLDARPTSINMLKVACFAIFSTRRQDEICRIRWGDLDGSRQSVMVRDMKNPGDKIGNNVWCYLPDEAWAIVHSMPRLCDEIFPYNSESVSTAWSRACERAGIKDLHFHDLRHDGVSRLFQMGWDIPRVASVSGHRDWNSLRRYTHLNGRGDPYNGWSWLPKVLASSVKLGDRTLNGLSRRGGRR from the coding sequence GTGGCAACCATTCGAGCCCGAAAGAGCGCGGACGGCTCGCTCCGCTATACCGCGCAGATCCGTATCAAGAAAAACGGCATACAAGTCTACCAAGAGAGCCAGACTTTCGCTCGCAAGCAGGCCGCGCAAGCGTGGGCCAAGCGTCGCGAGACCGAATTGGATGAGCCAGGTGCTATCGAGCGGGCGAATTTCTCGGGCACCACTGTGGCCTCTATGATCGAGAAGTACCTTGAGGAATATGGCAAAGCCAGGCCTATCGGCAAGACCAAGAAGGCGACTCTTGAGGCCATCGCCAAGACTTTTCTGGGCGAATGCGAGGATCGCCGAGTGAGCGCTCAGGTGCTGGTGGACTATGCCCTATGGCGCATGAGTGAGGAGGGCGGCGGCGTGCAGCCGCAGACCGCAGGCAATGACCTTGCTCATCTCGGCGCTGTGCTATCTATCGCTCGTCCCGCTTGGGGGTACGAGATTGACCGGCATGCGATGGCGGATGCACGGAAAGTGCTGACCAAGTTGGGCTACAAGCTGAAGAGTCGTGAGCGCGACCGCCGGCCGGCACTTAGTGAGCTGAATCTGATATTTGCGGAGTTCGAGAGGGTCCTGGATGCTCGACCTACGTCTATCAATATGTTGAAAGTGGCATGCTTCGCAATCTTCTCCACACGGCGGCAGGATGAGATCTGCCGTATCCGTTGGGGCGATCTTGATGGATCACGGCAATCGGTGATGGTACGGGACATGAAGAACCCAGGCGACAAGATCGGAAACAACGTCTGGTGTTACCTGCCTGACGAAGCCTGGGCAATCGTGCATAGCATGCCGCGTTTATGCGACGAAATTTTCCCTTACAACAGTGAATCAGTGTCCACCGCCTGGAGTCGCGCTTGCGAACGTGCTGGGATTAAAGATCTGCACTTTCACGACCTTCGCCACGACGGCGTCAGTCGTTTATTTCAAATGGGGTGGGATATCCCTCGAGTGGCAAGTGTTTCTGGTCATAGGGATTGGAATTCGTTGCGACGCTACACCCACCTGAATGGGCGTGGTGATCCCTATAACGGATGGAGTTGGTTGCCGAAGGTACTGGCATCAAGCGTAAAACTCGGAGACCGTACACTCAACGGGCTCTCCCGACGCGGCGGTCGCCGGTGA
- the dusA gene encoding tRNA dihydrouridine(20/20a) synthase DusA has protein sequence MPLESASKPETTRPPLSRRFSVAPMMDWTDRHCRFFLRQLSRHTLLYTEMVTTGALLHGDSARFLRHCEAEYPLALQLGGSVPAELAACAELAEAAGYDEVNLNVGCPSDRVQNNMIGACLMAHPALVADCVKAMRDAVSIPVTVKHRIGIDGRDSYAELRDFVGQVCEAGCESFTVHARIAILSGLSPKENREIPPLRYDVAAQIKRDFPDLEIILNGGIKTLDECRSHLQTFDGVMLGREAYHNPYLLAQVDRQLFGAEAPTLSRFEAMQSMRDYIAAHLAEGGSMHHITRHMLGLAQGFKGARRFRQLLSVDIHKTAEPLALFDQAAQLLQGH, from the coding sequence ATGCCTCTAGAATCAGCCTCAAAGCCAGAAACCACGCGCCCTCCCCTGTCTCGCCGCTTCTCCGTGGCGCCGATGATGGATTGGACCGATCGGCACTGCCGATTCTTCCTGCGCCAACTGTCCAGGCACACCCTGCTCTATACCGAGATGGTCACCACCGGTGCCCTGCTGCACGGCGATAGCGCGCGCTTTCTGCGCCATTGTGAAGCCGAGTACCCGCTGGCCCTGCAACTGGGTGGCAGCGTACCGGCGGAACTGGCCGCCTGCGCCGAACTGGCCGAAGCCGCCGGCTACGATGAGGTCAACCTGAACGTCGGCTGCCCCAGCGACCGGGTACAGAACAACATGATCGGTGCCTGCCTGATGGCCCATCCGGCACTGGTCGCCGATTGCGTCAAGGCCATGCGCGATGCGGTAAGCATTCCGGTGACGGTCAAGCACCGCATCGGCATCGACGGCCGCGACAGCTACGCCGAGCTGCGCGACTTCGTCGGCCAAGTATGCGAAGCCGGCTGCGAGAGCTTCACCGTGCACGCGCGCATCGCGATCCTCTCCGGCCTGTCGCCCAAGGAGAACCGTGAGATACCGCCGCTGCGCTATGACGTGGCGGCACAGATCAAGCGCGACTTCCCGGACCTGGAGATCATCCTCAACGGCGGCATCAAGACCCTGGATGAGTGCCGGAGCCACCTGCAGACCTTCGACGGCGTGATGCTCGGCCGCGAGGCTTACCACAACCCCTATCTGCTGGCTCAGGTGGACCGACAGCTGTTCGGCGCCGAGGCGCCGACACTGAGCCGCTTCGAGGCCATGCAATCGATGCGCGACTATATCGCCGCGCACCTGGCCGAAGGCGGCAGCATGCACCACATCACCCGCCACATGCTCGGCCTGGCCCAGGGCTTCAAGGGCGCGCGGCGCTTCCGCCAGCTGCTTTCGGTGGACATCCACAAGACCGCCGAACCCCTGGCGCTGTTCGACCAGGCCGCGCAATTGCTGCAAGGCCACTAG
- the tal gene encoding transaldolase, whose protein sequence is MTSKLDQLKQFTTVVADTGDLDAIARLKPVDATTNPSLLLKAAAMPRYAELLRSAVAISGGDLGLACDRFAVAVGQEILKVIPGRISTEVDARLSFDTQATLRRAERLIDLYEQAGIGRERVLIKIASTWEGIRAAEQLEKAGIQCNLTLLFAFAQAQACAEAGVFLISPFVGRIYDWYKKAEGRDFVGAEDPGVQSVTRIYNYYKANGYSTVVMGASFRNLGQIEQLAGCDRLTISPELLQQLADDPQPLERKLSSGKPAEARQSLDEGQFRWALNEDAMATEKLAEGIRLFARDQEKLEALLASLA, encoded by the coding sequence ATGACCTCCAAGCTGGATCAACTCAAGCAGTTCACCACCGTAGTCGCCGACACCGGTGACCTCGACGCCATCGCCCGGCTGAAACCGGTCGACGCCACCACCAACCCGTCCCTGCTGCTCAAGGCCGCCGCCATGCCGCGCTACGCCGAGCTGCTGCGCAGCGCCGTAGCCATCAGCGGTGGCGACCTCGGCCTGGCTTGCGATCGCTTTGCCGTGGCGGTCGGCCAGGAAATCCTCAAGGTGATTCCCGGGCGCATCTCCACCGAGGTGGATGCACGCCTGTCGTTCGACACCCAGGCCACCCTGCGCCGTGCCGAGCGCTTGATCGACCTGTACGAACAGGCCGGCATCGGCCGAGAGCGGGTGCTGATCAAGATCGCCTCAACCTGGGAGGGTATCCGCGCCGCCGAGCAGCTGGAAAAGGCCGGCATCCAATGCAACCTCACCCTGCTGTTCGCCTTCGCCCAGGCCCAGGCTTGCGCCGAAGCAGGGGTGTTCCTGATCTCGCCCTTCGTGGGACGCATCTACGACTGGTACAAGAAGGCCGAAGGCCGCGACTTCGTCGGTGCCGAAGACCCCGGCGTGCAATCGGTCACGCGCATCTACAACTACTACAAGGCCAACGGCTACTCGACCGTGGTGATGGGCGCCAGCTTCCGCAACCTCGGCCAGATCGAGCAGCTGGCCGGCTGTGATCGGCTGACCATCAGCCCCGAACTGTTGCAACAATTGGCCGACGATCCGCAGCCGCTGGAACGCAAACTGAGTAGTGGGAAACCGGCCGAGGCGCGCCAGTCGCTCGACGAAGGCCAGTTCCGCTGGGCGCTCAACGAGGACGCCATGGCCACGGAGAAACTCGCCGAAGGCATTCGCCTGTTCGCCCGTGACCAGGAAAAGCTGGAGGCACTGCTCGCCAGCCTGGCCTGA
- the rssC gene encoding anti-sigma factor antagonist RssC, with translation MNPGRIQFAEQDGTFVLKFVGEVRLTLCSALDATIEKIFSALNFSAIVIDLTETRSIDSTTLGLLAKLSILSRQKIGLLPTVVTTHADITRLLQSMGFDQVFNIVNKPIPCPECLADLPSQDQSEEVVRSKVLEAHRILMGLNESNREAFHDLVSALEHH, from the coding sequence ATCAACCCCGGTCGAATCCAGTTCGCTGAACAAGACGGCACCTTCGTCTTGAAGTTTGTCGGCGAGGTGCGCCTGACCCTCTGTTCGGCGCTGGACGCCACCATCGAGAAAATCTTCAGCGCGTTGAATTTCTCGGCCATCGTCATCGATCTGACCGAGACCCGCAGCATCGACAGCACCACGCTTGGCCTGCTGGCCAAGCTGTCGATTCTCTCGCGGCAGAAGATCGGCCTGCTGCCTACCGTGGTCACCACCCATGCGGACATTACTCGCCTGCTGCAGTCGATGGGGTTCGATCAGGTCTTCAATATCGTCAACAAGCCGATCCCCTGCCCGGAGTGCCTGGCCGATCTGCCGTCTCAGGATCAATCCGAAGAGGTGGTCAGGTCCAAGGTGCTGGAGGCACACCGTATTCTCATGGGCTTGAACGAGTCCAACCGCGAAGCCTTCCACGATCTGGTCAGCGCCCTCGAACACCACTGA
- the rssB gene encoding two-component system response regulator RssB has translation MHKTSATLLIIDDDDVVRASLAAYLEDSGFNVLQATNGLQGLEVFQREQPDLVVCDLRMPQVDGLELIRRINALEVETPIIVVSGAGVMTDAVEALRLGAADYLIKPLEDLAVLEHSVRRALDRAQLRQENRRYREKLEAANRELQASLHLLQEDQNAGRQVQMNMLPETPWQVDGLQFAHQIIPSLYLSGDFVDYFRVDERRVAFYLADVSGHGASSAFVTVLLKFMTTRLLYESRRGGRLREFKPSEVLAHINRGLINCKLGKHVTMLGGVIDEQSGELHYSIGGHLPLPVLFSEGQAQYLSGRGLPVGLFEEADYTDHVLKLPESFSLTLLSDGILDLLPGDTLQEKESGLPELVVSAGGTLEGLRQVLGLANLADMPDDIALLVLSRNLA, from the coding sequence ATGCACAAAACCAGTGCCACGCTGCTGATTATCGATGACGACGACGTAGTGCGCGCGAGCCTCGCCGCCTACCTGGAAGACAGTGGCTTTAACGTCCTGCAAGCCACCAATGGCCTTCAGGGGCTCGAAGTGTTCCAGCGCGAGCAACCCGATCTGGTAGTCTGCGATTTGCGCATGCCCCAGGTCGACGGCCTGGAGCTGATTCGCCGAATCAATGCCCTGGAAGTGGAAACCCCGATCATCGTGGTGTCCGGTGCCGGGGTGATGACCGACGCGGTCGAGGCCCTGCGCCTTGGCGCCGCCGACTACCTGATCAAGCCCCTGGAAGATCTGGCGGTGCTCGAGCATTCGGTGCGCCGCGCCTTGGATCGAGCCCAGCTGCGCCAGGAGAATCGCCGCTACCGCGAGAAGCTCGAGGCGGCCAATCGCGAACTGCAAGCCAGCCTGCATCTGCTGCAGGAAGATCAGAATGCCGGGCGCCAGGTGCAGATGAACATGCTGCCGGAGACGCCCTGGCAGGTCGATGGCCTGCAGTTTGCCCACCAGATCATTCCCTCGCTCTACCTCTCTGGGGACTTCGTCGACTACTTTAGGGTGGACGAGCGGCGTGTGGCCTTCTACCTGGCCGACGTCTCTGGCCACGGAGCCTCTTCAGCGTTCGTCACCGTGCTGCTGAAGTTCATGACCACACGGCTGCTATACGAGTCGCGCCGCGGCGGCCGGCTGCGTGAATTCAAGCCATCGGAAGTGCTCGCTCACATCAATCGTGGCTTGATCAACTGCAAGTTGGGCAAGCATGTAACCATGCTCGGTGGAGTAATCGACGAGCAGAGCGGCGAACTGCATTACAGCATCGGTGGCCACCTGCCGTTGCCGGTGCTGTTCAGCGAGGGCCAGGCGCAGTACCTGAGCGGCCGCGGCCTGCCGGTCGGCCTGTTCGAAGAGGCCGATTACACCGATCACGTGCTCAAGTTGCCGGAGTCTTTCAGTCTGACGCTGTTGTCCGACGGCATTCTCGATCTGCTGCCGGGCGATACCCTGCAGGAAAAGGAGAGCGGTCTGCCCGAACTGGTGGTGTCGGCCGGCGGCACCCTGGAGGGTTTACGCCAGGTGCTTGGGCTGGCCAATCTTGCGGATATGCCGGATGATATCGCCTTGCTGGTGCTAAGCAGGAACCTTGCATGA
- a CDS encoding PilZ domain-containing protein produces MSQSDRDYSEKRDYIRMRLEAPVTLHCAGREIPALCLDLSSTGMQLEAQSALSMGDKVRVHIASEHNELKGLDAHAEVVRVSQLDGGRQALGLAIISMN; encoded by the coding sequence ATGAGCCAGAGTGATCGCGACTACAGCGAGAAACGTGACTACATCCGCATGCGACTGGAAGCGCCGGTCACGCTACACTGCGCCGGCCGCGAGATACCCGCCCTGTGCCTCGACCTGTCGAGCACCGGCATGCAACTGGAAGCCCAGTCGGCGCTGAGCATGGGCGACAAGGTCCGGGTACATATTGCTTCGGAGCACAATGAACTCAAGGGCCTGGATGCGCACGCCGAGGTCGTAAGGGTCAGCCAGCTGGACGGCGGTCGCCAGGCCCTGGGTCTGGCGATTATCTCGATGAACTGA
- a CDS encoding MlaA family lipoprotein: MHVFGMSWIKRLGLFLACAGLGLLPVVTHAAEEDPWEGVNRAIFRFNDTVDTYALKPLAQGYQRVTPDFLEEGVHNVFGNLGDVGNLANDLLQGKFHEAGVDTGRVIFNTTFGVLGFFDVATRMGLQRNDEDFGQTLGVWGLGNGPYIVLPLLGPSTIRDAVGKVPDASLEPYPYMSHVPTRNLVRGVDVIDTRASLLSAEKLISGDKYLFVRNAYLQNREFRMKDGQVEDDF; the protein is encoded by the coding sequence ATGCATGTATTCGGAATGAGCTGGATCAAGCGCCTGGGGCTTTTCCTGGCCTGTGCAGGCCTGGGGCTGCTTCCGGTCGTGACGCACGCCGCCGAAGAGGATCCCTGGGAGGGCGTCAACCGAGCGATCTTCCGGTTCAACGACACGGTCGACACCTACGCGCTCAAGCCGCTGGCCCAGGGTTACCAGAGGGTTACCCCGGATTTTCTCGAGGAAGGCGTGCACAACGTGTTCGGCAACCTCGGCGACGTCGGCAATCTGGCCAATGATCTGCTGCAGGGCAAGTTTCACGAGGCCGGCGTGGACACCGGACGGGTGATCTTCAACACCACCTTCGGCGTGCTCGGCTTCTTCGATGTCGCCACTCGCATGGGCTTGCAGCGCAACGACGAGGATTTCGGCCAGACCCTCGGCGTCTGGGGGCTGGGTAACGGTCCCTACATCGTCTTACCCCTGCTGGGGCCAAGCACCATACGGGATGCCGTCGGCAAGGTGCCGGACGCCTCCCTGGAGCCCTATCCGTATATGAGCCATGTGCCGACGCGTAACCTGGTCCGTGGCGTCGATGTCATCGATACCCGTGCCAGCCTGCTGTCGGCGGAAAAGCTGATCAGCGGTGACAAGTACCTGTTCGTCCGCAATGCCTACCTGCAGAATCGCGAGTTCAGGATGAAGGACGGCCAGGTCGAAGACGACTTCTAG